In a genomic window of Sarcophilus harrisii chromosome 4, mSarHar1.11, whole genome shotgun sequence:
- the HSPB1 gene encoding heat shock protein beta-1 produces MTERRVPFTFQRSPSWDPFRDWYPASSRLFDQSFGLPRLPEDWYQWPSHTSWPGYVRLLPSPVAEQVPAAAAAAPLVPPPPAQAYSRALSRQLSRGISEIQHTADRWRVTLDVNHFAPEELTVKTKDGVVEITGKHEERQDEHGFISRCFTRKYTLPPGVDATSVVSSLSPDGTLSVEAPLPKPAIQSAEVTIPVTFETRAEIGGADAKKSEGAASK; encoded by the exons ATGACGGAGAGACGAGTCCCCTTCACCTTTCAGAGAAGCCCCAGCTGGGACCCGTTCAGGGACTGGTACCCGGCCAGCAGCCGCCTCTTCGACCAGTCCTTCGGGCTGCCCCGCCTGCCGGAGGACTGGTACCAGTGGCCCAGCCACACCAGCTGGCCGGGCTACGTGCGCCTGCTGCCCAGCCCCGTGGCCGAGCAGGTCCcggccgctgccgccgccgcgcCCCTGGTCCCCCCGCCTCCCGCCCAGGCCTACAGCCGGGCGCTCAGCAGGCAGCTGAGCCGGGGCATATCGGAGATCCAGCACACCGCCGACCGCTGGCGGGTCACCCTCGACGTCAACCACTTCGCCCCCGAGGAACTGACCGTGAAGACCAAGGATGGGGTGGTCGAGATCACTG GCAAACATGAAGAGAGACAAGATGAGCACGGCTTCATATCCAGATGTTTTACTAGGAAATATAC CCTGCCCCCTGGTGTAGACGCCACTTCAGTTGTGTCTTCTCTGTCCCCCGATGGGACGCTGTCCGTGGAAGCCCCTCTGCCCAAGCCTGCCATCCAATCTGCAGAAGTCACTATTCCAGTTACCTTTGAAACCCGTGCTGAGATTGGAGGTGCTGATGCAAAAAAGTCAGAAGGAGCAGCTTCCAAATAG